A stretch of Christensenellaceae bacterium DNA encodes these proteins:
- a CDS encoding Lsa family ABC-F type ribosomal protection protein — translation MSQIHISHLIFAYDGSCDTVFDDVSVTLDTDWKLGLTGRNGCGKTTLLRLLRGELEYQGSIRTDTSFDYFPFEASDPQETAIDIITAISQCESWQAQRETSLLELAEDALWRPFGSLSHGERTKALLAALFLKQGNFLLIDEPTNHLDSRSRKVAAEYLRGKKGFILVSHDRMFLDGCVDHILSINRSGIEVQGGNFSTWMENKRRQDAHELERNSVLKKEIKRLAATARQQADWAGKVEKTKKGTRVAGLKPDRGAIGHKAAKMNKRAKTAVRRTHRAAEEKAGLLKNIETAERIVLKPLDFHEQRLWQCRGLKIYYGGKTVCEHVDLAIGRGERIALTGKNGCGKSSVLKLIMGGAIPHTGEIYRRASLKTSYIPQDTSFLSGSLNDFIKRYALDGTLMRTLLKKLDFSRGQFEKDLGDLSGGQKKKVLIAKSLCESAHLYVWDEPLNFIDVVSRMQIEELLHESGASMIFVEHDAAFVENVATRRICL, via the coding sequence ATGTCACAAATCCATATTTCCCATCTGATTTTTGCCTATGACGGAAGTTGCGATACGGTTTTTGACGATGTGAGCGTCACGCTGGACACGGACTGGAAGCTGGGGCTTACCGGCAGGAACGGCTGCGGGAAAACGACGCTGCTGAGGCTTCTGCGGGGAGAACTGGAATACCAGGGAAGCATTCGTACGGATACTTCATTCGATTACTTTCCCTTTGAAGCCAGCGACCCGCAGGAGACGGCAATCGACATAATAACCGCAATATCACAGTGCGAAAGCTGGCAGGCGCAGAGGGAAACGTCATTATTAGAGCTCGCGGAGGATGCGTTATGGCGGCCGTTTGGCAGCTTAAGCCATGGGGAACGCACAAAGGCGCTGCTGGCGGCTTTGTTTTTGAAGCAGGGAAACTTTTTGCTGATCGACGAACCGACCAATCACCTCGATAGCCGCTCGCGCAAAGTGGCGGCGGAATACTTACGCGGGAAAAAGGGCTTCATCCTTGTCTCGCACGACAGGATGTTCCTTGACGGCTGCGTCGACCATATCCTCAGCATCAACCGCAGTGGCATTGAAGTACAGGGGGGCAATTTTTCTACATGGATGGAAAATAAGAGGCGACAGGACGCACATGAACTGGAGCGCAACAGCGTGCTGAAAAAAGAGATCAAGCGCCTCGCGGCGACGGCGCGGCAACAGGCGGACTGGGCAGGCAAGGTGGAGAAGACCAAGAAAGGTACGCGCGTCGCGGGACTGAAACCAGACAGGGGAGCGATCGGGCACAAGGCAGCCAAGATGAACAAGCGCGCAAAGACGGCAGTCCGGCGCACGCACAGGGCTGCAGAAGAAAAAGCGGGGCTTTTGAAAAATATCGAAACGGCGGAACGGATCGTTTTAAAACCGCTTGACTTCCACGAACAGCGTCTCTGGCAATGCCGCGGCCTGAAAATATATTACGGCGGGAAAACGGTGTGCGAGCATGTGGATTTAGCGATTGGACGGGGCGAGCGGATCGCGCTCACGGGAAAAAACGGCTGCGGGAAATCAAGCGTCTTAAAACTGATTATGGGCGGGGCGATCCCCCACACGGGCGAAATATATAGGCGAGCAAGCTTGAAAACGTCGTATATTCCGCAGGATACATCGTTTTTAAGCGGCAGCCTGAATGATTTTATCAAGCGGTATGCGCTTGACGGCACGCTGATGCGTACGCTGCTTAAAAAGCTGGACTTTTCACGCGGGCAGTTTGAAAAAGACCTGGGGGATTTAAGCGGAGGCCAGAAAAAGAAAGTTCTGATCGCAAAAAGCCTGTGCGAAAGCGCGCACCTTTACGTATGGGACGAGCCCTTAAATTTTATCGACGTGGTCTCGCGCATGCAAATCGAGGAACTTTTGCACGAAAGCGGGGCTTCCATGATTTTTGTGGAGCATGACGCGGCGTTTGTGGAAAATGTTGCCACGCGCCGGATATGTTTGTAG
- the tgt gene encoding queuine tRNA-ribosyltransferase gives MDFKFTVEKKDGGSRARTGILKTPHGEIKTPVFMPVGTQATVKAMTNDQVLACGAQIILGNTYHLYMRPGHELVAQAGGLHKFMNWKKPILTDSGGFQVFSLGDLRKLTEEGAAFRSHLDGSRHMFTPEKVVQIEEALGPDIMMVLDECTPYPADYEYTRHSMERTHRWAKRCKDAQTRDDMALFGIVQGGMYGDLRAKSAEAIAEMDFIGNAIGGLSVGEPKPVMYEMLDVVTGILPQEKPRYLMGVGSADCLVEGVARGVDMFDCVLQTRVARNGTALVRNGKLVIRNQEYAKDFRPIDEQCDCYACRNHTRAYIRHLVKTNEILGAILLSIHNTRFTIRLMEEIRSHIEGGTFEEFRRDFMADFRM, from the coding sequence ATGGATTTTAAGTTTACGGTCGAAAAAAAAGACGGCGGCAGCAGGGCGCGCACGGGTATACTCAAAACGCCGCACGGTGAGATAAAAACGCCGGTATTCATGCCTGTGGGCACACAGGCAACGGTCAAGGCCATGACGAACGACCAGGTGCTTGCATGCGGTGCGCAAATCATTTTGGGCAACACCTACCATTTATATATGCGGCCGGGGCACGAGCTGGTCGCGCAGGCGGGCGGCCTGCATAAATTTATGAACTGGAAAAAGCCGATCCTGACAGACAGCGGGGGCTTTCAGGTATTCAGCCTGGGAGACCTTAGGAAGCTGACAGAGGAAGGCGCGGCGTTTCGCTCGCACCTTGACGGGTCTCGGCATATGTTTACGCCGGAAAAAGTGGTGCAGATCGAGGAAGCGCTGGGGCCGGACATCATGATGGTGCTGGACGAATGTACGCCGTATCCGGCGGATTATGAATATACCAGGCATTCCATGGAACGCACGCACCGGTGGGCCAAGAGGTGCAAGGATGCGCAGACGCGGGACGATATGGCGCTTTTTGGAATCGTGCAGGGCGGGATGTATGGCGACCTGCGGGCAAAAAGTGCGGAGGCGATTGCGGAAATGGATTTCATCGGCAACGCGATCGGCGGCCTTTCCGTAGGAGAACCAAAACCGGTGATGTACGAAATGCTCGACGTGGTAACCGGCATACTGCCGCAGGAAAAGCCGCGTTACCTGATGGGCGTGGGCAGCGCGGACTGCCTTGTGGAGGGGGTCGCGCGCGGCGTGGATATGTTCGACTGCGTGCTGCAAACGCGCGTCGCCCGCAATGGAACGGCGCTCGTGAGAAACGGCAAGCTGGTGATCCGCAACCAGGAATATGCAAAAGATTTCCGTCCGATCGACGAGCAATGCGATTGTTACGCGTGCAGGAACCATACGAGGGCGTATATCCGCCATCTGGTGAAAACCAACGAAATATTGGGCGCGATTCTGCTTTCCATCCACAATACGCGCTTTACCATCCGCCTGATGGAAGAGATACGCTCGCACATCGAGGGGGGAACGTTTGAAGAGTTCCGCCGCGACTTTATGGCGGACTTCCGTATGTAG
- a CDS encoding six-cysteine peptide SCIFF, with translation MKHIKTITKSNLKDTLKTGGCGECQTSCQSACKTSCTLANQKCEKKA, from the coding sequence ATGAAACATATTAAAACGATAACCAAGAGTAATTTGAAAGATACGCTGAAGACGGGCGGCTGCGGCGAATGCCAGACATCCTGCCAGTCGGCTTGTAAGACTTCGTGCACGCTTGCTAACCAGAAGTGTGAGAAGAAAGCATAA
- a CDS encoding thioether cross-link-forming SCIFF peptide maturase: MVHLIEFCGHYAALDVESGSVHAIDKDAMRVLTFKNAGKTNEQIIADLGEEAREILDEVEELTKQGLLYSRCEIDGENAQFNTPVIKALCLLVAQDCNLRCSYCFAQTGEYHGARALMSLETAKAAIDFLIAHSGNRKNLEVDFFGGEPLMNFEVVKGTVDYGRKQEKLHGKNIRFTLTTNAYHVTDEMADFINKEMKNVVISIDGRKEVHDKMRKNVEGKGSYDRVLANARKIVDGRAGQEYYVRGTYTADNLDFSNDVCAIADAGFDQISVEPVVTGESYAIREEDLPQIKHEYEMLARECIKREKAGKGFHFFHFMIDLNSGPCLNKRLRGCGAGSEYLAVSADGKLYPCHQFAGMEDFYMGSVFETDVDKKIKQEFLDTHVFTKQGCSECWAKYYCSGGCAANAYHATGSIRKPYKIGCETEKKRIETAIAIKIFDEELI; encoded by the coding sequence ATGGTTCATTTAATAGAATTCTGCGGGCATTACGCGGCGCTCGACGTGGAGTCGGGCTCGGTGCACGCGATCGATAAGGACGCGATGCGCGTGCTTACCTTTAAAAACGCGGGCAAGACAAATGAGCAGATCATAGCCGATCTGGGCGAGGAAGCGCGCGAGATCTTAGACGAGGTAGAAGAGCTGACAAAGCAGGGGCTTTTGTATTCGCGCTGCGAGATAGACGGAGAAAACGCGCAGTTTAATACGCCTGTCATCAAGGCCCTGTGCCTGTTGGTGGCGCAGGACTGTAATTTGCGTTGCTCGTATTGTTTTGCGCAGACGGGGGAATACCACGGCGCGCGCGCGCTGATGAGCCTTGAGACGGCAAAGGCGGCCATCGATTTTCTGATCGCGCACTCCGGAAACCGCAAGAACCTTGAGGTGGACTTTTTCGGCGGCGAGCCGCTGATGAATTTTGAGGTGGTAAAGGGTACGGTAGACTACGGACGTAAGCAGGAAAAGCTGCACGGTAAAAATATCCGTTTCACGCTCACCACCAACGCATACCATGTGACGGACGAGATGGCGGACTTCATCAACAAGGAGATGAAGAACGTGGTCATCAGCATAGACGGGCGCAAGGAAGTGCACGACAAGATGCGCAAGAACGTGGAGGGAAAGGGAAGCTATGACAGGGTGCTTGCAAACGCCCGCAAGATCGTCGACGGGCGCGCCGGCCAGGAATATTATGTGCGCGGCACCTATACGGCGGACAACCTCGATTTTTCAAACGACGTATGCGCGATTGCCGACGCGGGCTTCGACCAGATTTCCGTGGAGCCTGTGGTGACGGGCGAAAGCTATGCTATCCGCGAAGAAGACCTGCCGCAGATAAAGCATGAATACGAAATGCTGGCGCGGGAGTGTATCAAGCGGGAGAAAGCGGGAAAAGGCTTTCATTTCTTCCACTTTATGATCGATTTGAATTCCGGTCCGTGCCTCAACAAGCGTCTGCGCGGCTGCGGCGCGGGCAGCGAATACCTCGCGGTATCGGCGGACGGAAAGCTTTATCCGTGCCACCAGTTCGCGGGGATGGAAGATTTTTATATGGGCAGCGTGTTTGAGACGGACGTCGACAAGAAGATCAAACAGGAATTTTTGGATACGCACGTCTTTACCAAGCAGGGATGCAGTGAATGCTGGGCCAAGTATTATTGCTCGGGCGGATGCGCGGCGAACGCATACCATGCCACGGGAAGTATACGCAAGCCATATAAGATCGGCTGTGAAACGGAAAAGAAGCGCATCGAGACGGCGATCGCCATCAAGATTTTTGACGAGGAGCTGATATGA
- the putP gene encoding sodium:proline symporter → MELDWGVVLSFIGYFIFVLLIGFYFYKKSSNISDYVLGGRGLHPAVAALSAQASDMSGWLLMGLPGALYLSGMSEVWIGVGLAVGAYCSWLVVAKRLRQYSYVAGDSITIPQFFENRFKDEKGLLRFISSAVILVFFTFYVVSGFVSGGTVFRAVFPGMDYTVAMVICAAVIIAYTFMGGFKAVCWTDFFQGMLMLVAIFVVPLAVMGKLGGPAEAAEAANQIAPGFLDPFTTADGQALSPMSLISNLAWGLGYFGMPHIIIRYMAIKEPRMIKASRRIATGWIVLALAGAVMVGILGRVYLGDMFTDAAGAQTVFLVLAGQLFVPVVAGILLSAILAAVMSTADSQLLVASSAITADIYGKLAKKKPSEKKLMWIGRIGVIAIAVLAAFLARDPNTSIMSVVSFAWAGFGSAFGPIVLLALFWKRTTKNGALAGMIVGFVVSIVWNQLLAGPTGVYEMIPGFGLALITCIIVSLAGKEPSDEIKREFDEAVKCDA, encoded by the coding sequence ATGGAACTGGATTGGGGAGTAGTCCTTTCTTTTATCGGCTATTTTATTTTTGTATTGCTGATCGGCTTTTATTTTTATAAAAAGTCGTCCAATATTTCGGATTATGTGCTGGGCGGGCGCGGACTGCACCCGGCGGTAGCGGCGCTGAGCGCGCAGGCTTCGGACATGAGCGGCTGGCTGCTGATGGGATTGCCGGGAGCGCTTTACCTTTCGGGTATGAGCGAGGTCTGGATCGGCGTGGGCCTTGCCGTGGGCGCGTATTGCTCGTGGTTGGTGGTGGCCAAACGCCTGCGCCAGTATTCGTATGTGGCGGGCGATTCCATTACCATACCGCAGTTTTTTGAAAACCGTTTCAAGGATGAGAAAGGCTTGCTGCGCTTCATAAGCTCGGCGGTCATCCTCGTGTTTTTCACTTTTTATGTGGTATCCGGCTTTGTATCGGGCGGCACGGTTTTCAGGGCCGTATTCCCGGGCATGGACTATACCGTGGCAATGGTCATCTGTGCTGCGGTCATCATTGCATATACGTTTATGGGCGGTTTTAAGGCGGTGTGCTGGACGGACTTTTTCCAGGGTATGCTGATGCTGGTGGCGATCTTCGTGGTGCCGCTTGCCGTGATGGGCAAGCTGGGCGGACCGGCTGAGGCTGCTGAGGCCGCAAACCAGATAGCGCCCGGCTTCCTCGATCCGTTCACGACGGCGGACGGACAGGCGCTCTCTCCCATGTCTCTGATTTCCAACCTGGCGTGGGGGCTGGGATATTTCGGTATGCCGCACATCATCATCCGCTATATGGCGATCAAGGAGCCGCGCATGATCAAGGCTTCCCGCCGGATCGCGACGGGCTGGATCGTGCTCGCGCTCGCGGGCGCGGTTATGGTCGGTATCCTAGGACGCGTCTATTTGGGGGATATGTTTACAGACGCGGCAGGCGCGCAGACGGTGTTCCTCGTCCTGGCGGGACAGCTCTTTGTGCCGGTGGTCGCTGGTATTCTGCTTTCCGCGATCCTGGCGGCGGTCATGAGTACGGCGGATTCACAGCTTTTGGTCGCGTCGTCGGCGATTACGGCCGATATTTACGGCAAGCTGGCCAAGAAAAAACCGTCAGAAAAGAAACTGATGTGGATCGGGCGCATCGGCGTTATCGCCATTGCCGTATTGGCGGCCTTTTTAGCGCGCGACCCCAATACGTCCATTATGTCCGTGGTATCTTTTGCCTGGGCGGGCTTTGGCAGCGCTTTCGGGCCGATCGTGCTGCTGGCGCTGTTCTGGAAGCGCACAACCAAAAACGGCGCGCTGGCGGGTATGATCGTGGGCTTTGTCGTTTCCATCGTCTGGAACCAGCTGCTGGCGGGACCGACGGGCGTCTACGAGATGATTCCCGGATTCGGGCTGGCGCTTATCACGTGCATCATCGTAAGCCTTGCAGGCAAGGAGCCATCGGATGAAATCAAGAGGGAATTCGACGAAGCGGTTAAATGCGACGCATAA
- a CDS encoding multidrug transporter MatE produces the protein MEEATINKPIAETKNPLGYKPIGKLLRSFALPAIISCLVNSIYNIVDQIFIGQGVGYLGNAATTISFPIMTVLVAFATLVGTGGSAYAALKLGEKKEEAAQKTLNNVLVLSLILSAVIVTAGLVALDPMLRLLGATDASLPYAHDYAFVILLGTPFSIISIALSNMARTDGSPRLSMYSILIGAVLNTILDPIYIFVLHWGVTGAAIATITSQLISTIVLTVYFARRGKSMQFHKKYMRLSGRVCKMTFTLGISSFVTQVVACVMQIVMNNTLVYYGNQSSVGGDVALSAMGIVMKVAMILASACIGIGVGAQPILGFNRGAKQPKRIKKTYVMAAWISTAVVTAAAVLCQLFPEQILSLFGSENADFTNFAVKAMHIALIGIFLSGFQIVSTSYFQATGQPLKATILSMLRQLLLLIPMMLIMPIFFGLDGVLFAFPIADIGSAAIVAVFMIFEMKKLNRWISDEAAGRLCMASI, from the coding sequence ATGGAAGAAGCAACAATCAATAAACCAATCGCCGAAACCAAAAATCCGCTCGGCTATAAGCCGATCGGCAAACTGCTGCGAAGCTTCGCGCTTCCGGCAATCATCTCCTGCCTGGTAAATTCGATCTACAATATCGTCGACCAGATTTTTATCGGCCAGGGCGTCGGTTACCTCGGAAACGCCGCCACAACCATCTCTTTTCCGATCATGACGGTGCTTGTCGCGTTCGCGACGCTTGTCGGTACGGGCGGCAGCGCGTATGCTGCCCTCAAACTCGGCGAAAAGAAAGAAGAAGCCGCGCAAAAAACGCTCAACAACGTTCTTGTGCTCAGCCTCATTTTGAGCGCCGTCATCGTCACGGCGGGGCTGGTCGCGCTGGACCCCATGCTCCGTTTGCTGGGGGCTACGGACGCCAGCCTGCCCTACGCGCACGATTATGCGTTTGTCATCCTGCTGGGCACGCCCTTTTCCATCATCAGTATCGCGCTTTCCAATATGGCGCGTACGGACGGCAGCCCACGTCTTTCCATGTATAGCATCCTGATCGGCGCCGTCCTCAATACAATACTGGACCCGATCTATATTTTTGTACTGCACTGGGGCGTTACGGGCGCGGCCATCGCCACCATCACCTCGCAGCTCATTTCCACGATTGTGCTTACAGTGTATTTCGCCCGCAGAGGCAAAAGCATGCAGTTCCATAAAAAATACATGCGGCTTTCGGGGCGCGTATGCAAGATGACCTTTACACTGGGAATATCGTCCTTTGTCACGCAGGTCGTGGCGTGCGTGATGCAGATCGTCATGAACAATACCCTCGTTTATTACGGCAACCAGAGCTCCGTCGGCGGCGACGTGGCGCTGTCAGCCATGGGCATCGTCATGAAAGTAGCTATGATATTAGCCTCCGCCTGCATCGGCATCGGCGTGGGCGCCCAGCCCATCCTGGGCTTTAACCGGGGAGCCAAACAGCCCAAGCGGATCAAAAAGACCTACGTCATGGCGGCCTGGATCTCCACCGCCGTCGTTACGGCGGCCGCCGTCTTGTGCCAGCTCTTTCCGGAACAGATCCTGAGCCTGTTCGGCAGTGAGAACGCAGATTTTACGAATTTCGCGGTCAAGGCCATGCACATCGCCCTGATCGGTATCTTTCTGTCCGGTTTCCAGATCGTTTCTACGAGTTATTTCCAGGCGACCGGACAGCCGCTCAAGGCGACGATCCTGTCCATGCTGCGCCAGCTTTTGCTGCTCATTCCCATGATGCTGATTATGCCGATTTTCTTTGGGCTGGACGGCGTGCTCTTCGCCTTTCCCATCGCCGACATCGGTTCGGCTGCCATCGTGGCCGTTTTTATGATCTTCGAAATGAAGAAGCTAAACCGCTGGATCAGCGACGAAGCCGCGGGCAGGCTCTGTATGGCAAGTATATAA
- a CDS encoding DUF4432 domain-containing protein, with amino-acid sequence MNLNYQQTRPYIGHDYQTFGVRREMLLDGKESGVRLLRLKNGAHLQAEVICDRGLSLGEVTYKGLNLSFLSHTGVVSPAYYVENGKDGFYKNFFGGMMMSCGMTHMGAPCIDQGKSLGLHGPMPCTPAEEVCADVRGASGDAPEIVVRGKLRQSEVYAEHLICERTIRVKYGEDKITIHDDIENKGFEKQPFMVLYHFNFGYPLVSEYTRVFLAEQECTPRDEIAQGGFSSRYQMDAPRAGRPEECFFCKLKGDAGGDTLVVVENKALGLAAALKYNVRQLPFMTEWKSMMAGDYALGINPGVYTPMGRAHARENGMLTYIAPGETKSFDFELCISDDSSRIASFRELVDTL; translated from the coding sequence ATGAATCTTAATTATCAGCAAACGCGGCCCTATATCGGGCACGATTACCAGACTTTCGGCGTCAGGCGGGAAATGCTCCTTGACGGTAAAGAAAGCGGCGTCAGGCTGCTGCGCCTCAAAAACGGCGCGCATCTGCAGGCCGAGGTGATTTGCGACCGTGGCCTTTCTTTGGGCGAAGTGACCTATAAAGGCTTAAACCTGAGCTTCCTTTCCCATACGGGCGTCGTATCGCCCGCCTATTATGTCGAAAACGGCAAGGATGGATTTTACAAAAACTTTTTCGGCGGCATGATGATGTCCTGCGGCATGACGCATATGGGCGCCCCTTGTATAGACCAGGGAAAAAGCCTTGGCCTGCATGGCCCTATGCCCTGCACGCCGGCAGAAGAAGTATGCGCGGACGTGCGTGGCGCGTCCGGCGACGCGCCCGAGATCGTTGTGCGCGGTAAACTGCGCCAAAGCGAGGTCTACGCGGAGCACCTGATCTGCGAACGCACGATCCGCGTGAAATACGGCGAAGACAAAATAACCATCCATGACGATATTGAAAACAAGGGCTTTGAAAAGCAACCCTTTATGGTCCTTTATCATTTTAATTTCGGCTATCCGCTCGTCAGCGAATATACAAGGGTCTTTCTCGCCGAACAGGAATGTACGCCGCGCGACGAGATTGCCCAGGGCGGCTTTTCCTCGCGTTACCAGATGGACGCGCCGCGCGCTGGGCGGCCGGAGGAGTGCTTTTTCTGCAAGCTCAAAGGCGACGCCGGCGGCGATACGCTGGTAGTGGTAGAAAATAAGGCGCTCGGCCTCGCCGCCGCCTTAAAATACAATGTGCGGCAGCTTCCTTTCATGACCGAGTGGAAATCTATGATGGCCGGCGATTACGCGCTGGGTATCAACCCCGGCGTATATACGCCTATGGGCCGCGCCCACGCGCGGGAAAACGGCATGCTCACATACATCGCGCCGGGTGAAACCAAATCGTTTGATTTTGAACTGTGTATATCGGACGATTCCAGCAGGATCGCCTCTTTTCGGGAACTGGTGGATACCTTGTAA
- a CDS encoding D-lyxose isomerase, translated as MALSAEKREEMRKKALEYFEKAHIYLTEEEKENLEIADMGLNRIDEFGIQIHIYINTKRYAAKEMVLLPGQICPEQCHPPFEGDIGKEETFRVRYGTLYVYIEGQPTPEAEIRAKIPADKKDCFRVFHQLILKKGDQFTVKPNTTHWICGGEEGCVVSEFSTYNRDDLDIYTDPQINRMDGVVHKES; from the coding sequence ATGGCACTCTCGGCAGAAAAAAGGGAAGAAATGAGGAAAAAGGCGCTGGAATATTTTGAAAAAGCGCATATTTACCTGACGGAAGAGGAAAAGGAAAACCTTGAGATCGCGGACATGGGCCTTAACAGGATCGACGAGTTCGGTATCCAGATCCACATTTATATCAACACCAAGCGGTATGCCGCCAAGGAAATGGTGCTGCTGCCCGGCCAGATATGTCCGGAGCAATGCCATCCGCCGTTTGAGGGCGACATCGGCAAGGAAGAGACGTTTCGCGTGCGCTATGGAACGCTTTATGTGTATATCGAGGGGCAGCCCACGCCGGAAGCGGAAATCAGGGCCAAAATCCCCGCGGACAAAAAGGATTGTTTCCGCGTATTCCACCAGCTTATATTGAAAAAGGGCGACCAGTTTACGGTCAAACCGAATACGACGCACTGGATTTGCGGTGGGGAAGAGGGCTGTGTGGTCAGCGAATTTTCGACGTATAACCGCGACGACCTCGATATTTATACAGACCCGCAGATAAACAGGATGGATGGCGTGGTGCATAAAGAAAGCTGA